The following coding sequences are from one Arthrobacter sp. PvP023 window:
- a CDS encoding SDR family oxidoreductase — protein sequence MNGIPKTVLVTGATGYIGGRLVPRLLEAGHTVKVVVRTPAKIAGVPWLDKVEVIQGSLDDGDMLREALDGVDVLYYLVHSMATGTGFEAKEKAMAETAAKAAEDAGVERIVYLGGLHPEGAELSTHMRSREAVGKVFLASPVDAVVFQAGVVIGSGSASFEMIRHLSETLPLMPAPSWVRNRIEAIAVRDVLYYLVAAASLEGHINRTFDIGCRQVLTYAGMMKEYAAEAGLPYRVVLALPIPAPKLAGMWVALTTPIPLSMSLPLVESLQHDAVAREHDIDDYIPLPEGGLTPYRRAVSLALGKERDAQVETTWASAGADADPLPSDPDWAGYRVYVDERSYSSPVDPKYVWTIIEGIGGRNGWYSLPLAWQVRGWLDKLTGGAGLLRGRRHPHLLAEGEVVDWWRAERIERGRLLRLRAEMRAPGRAWLELSVEPEGTGSRYRQRAIFFPKGLSGKLYWLAVLPFHSVIFPAMSHNITAAAQKLAEAESESAGSTA from the coding sequence ATGAACGGCATCCCGAAAACCGTGCTTGTCACCGGTGCCACCGGTTATATCGGCGGGCGGCTGGTCCCCCGTCTCCTTGAGGCCGGACACACCGTGAAAGTCGTGGTCCGGACTCCGGCGAAGATCGCCGGCGTTCCGTGGCTGGACAAGGTGGAGGTCATCCAGGGCAGCCTCGACGACGGCGACATGCTCCGGGAGGCGCTGGACGGCGTCGACGTACTTTATTACCTGGTCCACTCAATGGCCACCGGTACCGGCTTCGAAGCCAAAGAGAAGGCCATGGCGGAGACCGCCGCGAAGGCGGCGGAAGACGCCGGGGTGGAGAGGATCGTCTACCTCGGCGGCCTGCACCCGGAAGGGGCGGAACTCTCAACCCACATGCGCTCCCGCGAGGCCGTGGGCAAGGTCTTCCTCGCGAGTCCGGTGGACGCAGTCGTGTTCCAGGCGGGCGTGGTGATCGGATCCGGTTCGGCGTCCTTCGAGATGATCCGGCACCTCTCGGAGACCCTTCCCCTGATGCCCGCGCCGAGCTGGGTGCGGAACCGGATTGAGGCGATCGCCGTCAGGGACGTGCTCTACTATCTCGTTGCCGCGGCGTCCCTGGAAGGGCACATTAACCGCACTTTCGACATCGGGTGCCGGCAGGTCCTCACCTACGCCGGAATGATGAAGGAGTACGCGGCCGAGGCCGGCCTGCCCTACCGCGTGGTGCTGGCCCTGCCCATTCCGGCACCGAAACTCGCCGGCATGTGGGTCGCCCTGACCACGCCCATCCCCCTCTCCATGTCGCTCCCGCTCGTCGAATCGCTCCAGCACGACGCAGTGGCGCGCGAGCACGACATTGACGACTACATACCGCTGCCCGAGGGGGGCCTGACACCCTACCGCCGTGCCGTGTCCCTCGCCCTGGGCAAGGAACGCGACGCACAGGTGGAAACCACCTGGGCCAGCGCCGGCGCGGACGCCGATCCCTTGCCGAGCGACCCGGACTGGGCCGGCTACCGGGTGTATGTCGACGAGCGAAGCTATTCCAGCCCGGTGGACCCCAAGTATGTCTGGACCATCATCGAGGGGATCGGGGGCCGCAACGGCTGGTACTCCCTGCCGCTGGCATGGCAGGTCCGCGGCTGGCTGGACAAGCTGACCGGCGGCGCCGGGCTGCTCCGCGGCCGCCGGCACCCCCACCTGCTAGCCGAGGGCGAAGTAGTGGACTGGTGGCGCGCAGAGCGGATTGAGCGCGGCCGACTGCTGCGGCTCCGCGCGGAAATGCGCGCCCCCGGCCGTGCGTGGCTGGAGCTGTCAGTGGAACCGGAAGGCACGGGCAGCCGGTACCGCCAGCGCGCCATCTTCTTCCCGAAGGGGCTCAGCGGCAAGCTGTACTGGCTCGCCGTACTGCCGTTTCACAGCGTCATTTTTCCGGCGATGTCACACAACATCACGGCAGCTGCGCAAAAGCTGGCGGAAGCCGAATCGGAGTCCGCAGGGTCCACCGCATAG
- a CDS encoding DUF2505 domain-containing protein, with protein sequence MALSASTTLPHSVDRVTAVFANEDFQRHTSELVGGTLESFKVDGDVAGAFSTTSVRTLPTTRLPEIARKFVGERLTVTQLETWEAPAADGSRQSNISLKIAGAPLDVSAVQRLVADGGSTRVELEGNVTSSVPFLGGKIADAAEPMVGKALNIQSQQAQAWLESH encoded by the coding sequence ATGGCACTGAGTGCTTCCACCACCCTGCCGCACAGCGTTGACCGCGTAACGGCTGTGTTCGCCAATGAAGACTTCCAGCGCCACACCAGTGAACTGGTGGGCGGAACCCTTGAATCGTTCAAGGTCGACGGCGATGTTGCCGGCGCTTTCAGCACCACCTCGGTGCGCACCCTGCCCACCACCCGGTTGCCGGAAATTGCCCGCAAATTCGTGGGCGAGCGCCTGACCGTCACCCAGCTTGAGACCTGGGAAGCCCCTGCCGCCGACGGCTCCCGGCAGAGCAACATCAGCCTGAAGATCGCAGGTGCCCCGCTGGACGTCAGCGCCGTGCAGCGGCTGGTGGCCGACGGCGGCAGCACCCGCGTGGAGCTCGAGGGCAATGTGACGTCCTCGGTTCCGTTCCTGGGCGGCAAGATTGCCGATGCTGCGGAGCCCATGGTGGGCAAGGCCCTGAACATCCAGTCACAGCAGGCGCAGGCCTGGCTGGAAAGCCACTAA
- a CDS encoding SCO4848 family membrane protein: protein MQLPVALAWVLVIAGAWSLVVWPQFLKRVMQDPRSRDSAGKATRFLTVHVVLVSVSLVLGAATAAIGIAGLVG from the coding sequence GTGCAGCTTCCCGTTGCCCTGGCCTGGGTCCTGGTCATTGCCGGTGCCTGGTCCCTGGTGGTCTGGCCTCAGTTCCTCAAGCGTGTGATGCAGGATCCGAGATCACGCGACTCGGCCGGCAAGGCTACCAGGTTCCTCACGGTCCATGTCGTCCTGGTGTCCGTCTCACTGGTGCTTGGCGCCGCCACGGCGGCAATCGGCATCGCCGGATTGGTCGGGTAG
- a CDS encoding helix-turn-helix domain-containing protein, translated as MAAEGFSNTRFLTVSEVAEVMRLSRMTVYRLVKAHDLPAVRFGRSYRVPEHAIEDYVQHHSTLADDEHPESGKT; from the coding sequence GTGGCCGCTGAAGGTTTTTCAAATACCCGTTTCCTGACCGTTTCCGAGGTAGCAGAAGTCATGCGGCTGTCACGGATGACCGTATACCGCCTCGTCAAGGCGCACGACCTCCCCGCCGTACGGTTTGGCCGCTCCTACAGGGTCCCCGAGCATGCCATCGAGGACTACGTCCAGCACCATTCCACGCTCGCGGACGATGAGCATCCGGAGTCCGGTAAGACCTAG
- the sufU gene encoding Fe-S cluster assembly sulfur transfer protein SufU, translating into MSALDAMYQQLILEHAKTRSGADLTADEATVTPDQAGVGQCHQLNPVCGDEITLRLELEAAGNPPTVKGIHWHGDGCAISMASASILSELSEGASPDELSEMIGHFRELMRSRGRLEPDEEILGDAAALAGVAKYPARVKCAMLAWVAAEDALRQAVATSR; encoded by the coding sequence ATGAGCGCCCTGGACGCGATGTACCAGCAGCTGATCCTGGAGCATGCAAAAACCCGCAGCGGGGCTGACCTGACGGCCGATGAAGCCACGGTGACGCCTGATCAGGCGGGAGTAGGGCAGTGTCACCAGCTCAATCCGGTGTGTGGCGACGAAATTACGCTGCGTCTGGAACTTGAGGCCGCGGGGAACCCGCCGACAGTGAAGGGAATCCACTGGCATGGTGACGGCTGCGCCATCTCAATGGCCTCGGCCTCAATATTGAGCGAATTGTCCGAGGGGGCGTCGCCGGACGAGCTCAGCGAAATGATCGGCCATTTCCGGGAGCTCATGCGTTCGCGGGGCCGGCTGGAGCCTGATGAGGAAATCCTGGGTGATGCGGCGGCCCTGGCCGGAGTGGCAAAGTACCCGGCCAGGGTGAAGTGCGCCATGCTGGCGTGGGTGGCTGCCGAGGACGCGCTGCGGCAGGCCGTAGCCACCAGCCGCTAG
- a CDS encoding aminotransferase class V-fold PLP-dependent enzyme, with product MVMVSTPATADTQVALSDVEVLRIRNDFPVLDQEVNGRPLVYLDSGATSQNPRSVLEAEQEFYELRNAAVHRGAHHLAVQATDAFEDARATVAGFVGVADDELIWTANATAGLNLLAYAFSNASVGTVRSEAGRFALGPGDEIVVTEMEHHANLIPWQELCRRTGATLKFIPIDDDGALRLEEAARLITGRTKVLAFTHASNVLGTINPVAELVRLARAAGALVVLDACQSAPHLPLDFKALDVDFAVFSGHKMLAPTGIGGVYGRRELLNAMPPFLTGGSMITTVTMEKAEYLPAPQRFEAGTQPISQAVALAAAANYLRETGMERIAGWEASLGQRLVTGLSAIDGVRVVGPAPGVERLGLAAFDVAGVHAHDVGQYLDSMGIAVRVGHHCAQPLHRRLGLTATTRASTYLYNTTDEVDLLLEAVAQVRPYFGVEGTGASK from the coding sequence TTGGTCATGGTATCCACTCCCGCTACCGCAGACACCCAGGTCGCGCTAAGTGATGTCGAAGTCCTGCGTATCCGCAACGACTTCCCCGTCCTGGACCAGGAAGTCAACGGCAGGCCCCTTGTCTACCTGGATTCCGGCGCCACGTCACAGAACCCCCGAAGCGTGCTCGAAGCCGAGCAGGAGTTCTACGAACTGAGGAATGCCGCGGTGCACCGCGGTGCCCACCACCTTGCCGTCCAGGCCACCGACGCCTTCGAGGATGCCCGTGCCACCGTGGCCGGCTTCGTCGGCGTGGCCGACGACGAACTGATCTGGACTGCGAACGCCACCGCCGGGCTCAATCTCCTCGCATACGCCTTCTCGAACGCCAGTGTCGGCACCGTCCGGAGCGAGGCCGGCCGTTTCGCCCTCGGCCCCGGGGACGAGATCGTGGTGACGGAAATGGAACACCACGCGAACCTGATTCCCTGGCAGGAGCTCTGCCGGCGCACCGGTGCCACCTTGAAATTCATCCCCATCGACGACGACGGCGCGTTGCGGCTTGAGGAGGCGGCGCGGCTTATCACCGGGCGCACCAAGGTCCTGGCGTTCACCCATGCGTCAAATGTGCTCGGAACGATCAATCCGGTGGCCGAGCTCGTGCGGCTGGCCCGGGCTGCAGGAGCCCTCGTTGTGCTGGACGCCTGCCAGTCGGCGCCGCACCTGCCCTTGGACTTCAAGGCCCTTGACGTGGACTTCGCTGTTTTCTCCGGCCACAAGATGCTGGCGCCCACGGGGATCGGCGGCGTGTACGGGCGGCGCGAATTGTTGAATGCCATGCCTCCGTTCCTGACCGGGGGCTCCATGATCACGACCGTGACGATGGAAAAGGCCGAGTATCTTCCGGCGCCCCAGCGGTTCGAGGCCGGCACCCAGCCCATCTCGCAGGCTGTGGCGCTCGCAGCAGCCGCCAACTACCTGCGCGAAACCGGCATGGAACGAATCGCCGGCTGGGAAGCCTCCCTCGGCCAGCGGCTGGTCACCGGTCTGAGCGCCATTGACGGAGTCCGGGTCGTGGGACCCGCTCCCGGCGTGGAACGGCTCGGCCTGGCAGCCTTCGATGTGGCCGGCGTGCATGCACACGACGTCGGGCAGTACCTGGACAGCATGGGCATCGCCGTCCGCGTGGGTCACCACTGCGCACAACCGCTCCATCGCAGGCTGGGCCTGACCGCCACCACGCGGGCGAGCACCTATTTGTACAACACGACGGACGAAGTGGACCTGCTGCTCGAGGCTGTGGCCCAGGTCCGGCCCTACTTCGGCGTAGAAGGCACGGGGGCATCCAAATGA
- a CDS encoding LuxR C-terminal-related transcriptional regulator produces the protein MPPVIRVAELRAAINALSNSESSGVIITGAAGSGRTRLLAAAAETLSGRLTVIVHSVPRSCRRMKFGIGSVLAPALPANSKVSPLNIVRACRDALRSQDPGANGILMVLDNVDHLDGTSLWVLNQLLAEPDIKMLASHRSDRQLQMELMESVVARQLSIVELEDLTPDQLRTFLEHRLPARPDRSLVRDVLAAAGANALTASWLVDEALADGRIVQRGDSCVMVRPPDLAEGRQFDLARRRIEALPPDQRQVVDFLAAADPAPLSVLARTVPPTALAALERGNFIRLQIRSDGGADVTLNHEVEATAARHYPGGAGPLDLGREADLHGWGLGVPRRAGEEPLWDLFRRVEAALDAGTAVADLDLLAVATTANNLYDSDRAQKAAEAIKAPELQLMAQTEAARALFHAHKYGRSAEVLRGLVENTPAVLSMEFARAVGLLLQALMPTNPGRDALQSVLDSARKRLAMAATASVGDTAADTYQNAVQDELDVLQLYLESREGTWPSPGGELFHRLCPAGFCDGGQPPGPDDAPGTHAGILLLALASQGLSVRGKSADAVALSTRALNAVDRLPRCSVDFHSTVLTIHASNLTRLGEGPDAGSADKRPGRNKWMSYPGGPLQLFRAMMFCRQSAGHAAGRASGGADAGTAGDPEDLLALTLAAQATAEWLTWDLAQLPGAGTAAADERQADNRQADNPRADNRAGDGDVAARLAETYASVARPAVMGAAGPPQRAPRKPAMATGGGRGRRARELLNLGVAARPDGAAFEQSTDGPPDWRWSSDGNSGPAADAAKLSQREREVAVLVVTGMGSAGVAAELGIAVNTVNAHLQRIYGKLGVSRRQELAELWNSLDGAGR, from the coding sequence TTGCCCCCAGTCATTCGTGTGGCCGAACTGCGGGCCGCAATCAATGCCCTCTCCAACTCAGAGAGCTCGGGCGTCATCATTACCGGCGCTGCCGGCTCGGGCCGGACCAGGCTTCTTGCCGCCGCAGCGGAAACGCTCTCCGGACGGCTCACCGTCATTGTCCACAGCGTTCCCCGGTCCTGCCGCCGGATGAAGTTCGGCATCGGCAGTGTGCTGGCGCCGGCGTTGCCTGCGAATTCCAAGGTGTCGCCACTGAACATCGTCCGGGCGTGCCGCGATGCGCTGCGCAGCCAGGACCCGGGGGCTAACGGGATCCTGATGGTCCTGGACAATGTGGACCACCTGGACGGAACGTCCCTCTGGGTTCTCAACCAGCTTCTCGCGGAACCGGACATCAAGATGCTGGCAAGCCACCGCTCGGACCGGCAGTTGCAGATGGAGCTGATGGAGTCGGTGGTGGCCCGGCAGCTGTCCATTGTGGAACTGGAGGACCTGACACCGGACCAGCTCCGTACTTTCCTCGAGCACAGGCTTCCGGCCCGGCCTGACCGCAGCCTGGTGCGCGACGTTCTCGCCGCAGCGGGCGCCAATGCGCTCACTGCGAGCTGGCTGGTGGACGAAGCGTTGGCGGACGGCCGGATTGTGCAGCGCGGGGACAGCTGTGTGATGGTCCGGCCGCCGGACCTGGCGGAAGGACGCCAATTCGACCTGGCCCGACGGCGGATCGAGGCGCTTCCGCCGGACCAGCGCCAGGTGGTTGACTTCCTGGCGGCCGCGGATCCGGCTCCGCTTTCCGTGCTCGCCCGGACCGTGCCGCCGACCGCCCTGGCCGCGTTGGAACGGGGCAACTTCATCCGGCTCCAAATCAGGAGCGACGGCGGGGCCGACGTCACGCTGAACCACGAGGTCGAGGCCACTGCTGCCCGGCATTATCCGGGCGGGGCCGGACCGCTGGACCTCGGCCGTGAAGCGGACCTGCACGGCTGGGGGCTGGGCGTCCCACGGAGAGCGGGGGAGGAACCGCTGTGGGATCTTTTTCGGCGGGTGGAAGCCGCACTGGATGCCGGCACGGCTGTCGCTGACCTGGACCTCCTGGCGGTGGCCACCACCGCCAACAACCTCTATGACAGCGACCGCGCCCAAAAGGCGGCCGAAGCGATCAAGGCACCCGAACTCCAGCTCATGGCGCAGACGGAGGCGGCCCGGGCGCTGTTCCATGCCCACAAGTACGGCCGGAGCGCTGAGGTTCTTCGAGGCCTTGTCGAGAACACCCCGGCTGTGCTGAGCATGGAGTTCGCGCGGGCAGTGGGCCTGCTCCTCCAAGCCCTCATGCCCACGAATCCGGGCCGGGACGCACTTCAGTCCGTACTGGACAGTGCACGGAAGCGGCTGGCCATGGCGGCAACTGCGTCCGTCGGTGATACCGCTGCCGACACTTACCAGAATGCCGTCCAGGATGAGCTGGATGTCCTGCAGCTCTACCTGGAGTCACGGGAGGGAACCTGGCCCAGCCCGGGCGGGGAGCTCTTCCACCGGCTTTGCCCTGCCGGTTTCTGCGACGGCGGCCAGCCGCCGGGTCCGGATGATGCGCCGGGTACCCATGCGGGCATCCTGCTTCTGGCGCTCGCTTCACAGGGGCTGTCCGTGCGGGGGAAGTCCGCTGACGCCGTCGCGCTTTCCACCCGGGCGCTTAACGCCGTGGACCGCCTGCCGCGATGCAGCGTCGATTTCCACTCGACAGTGCTCACCATCCACGCGTCCAACCTGACCCGGTTGGGCGAGGGACCTGACGCCGGGAGTGCGGACAAGCGGCCCGGCCGCAACAAATGGATGAGCTACCCGGGCGGCCCGCTGCAACTTTTCCGGGCCATGATGTTCTGCCGGCAGTCTGCCGGGCACGCCGCTGGGCGAGCGAGCGGCGGCGCGGACGCCGGAACAGCAGGTGACCCTGAGGACCTGCTGGCACTCACCCTGGCCGCGCAGGCAACGGCGGAGTGGCTGACCTGGGACCTGGCGCAGCTGCCAGGCGCCGGGACCGCCGCGGCAGACGAGCGGCAAGCGGACAACCGGCAAGCGGACAATCCGCGAGCGGACAACCGGGCAGGGGACGGCGACGTCGCGGCGAGGCTGGCTGAAACCTACGCATCGGTGGCACGTCCGGCCGTAATGGGCGCCGCAGGTCCACCGCAGCGGGCGCCCCGCAAGCCGGCCATGGCGACGGGTGGCGGCAGGGGCCGCCGGGCACGTGAACTGCTGAACCTCGGAGTCGCAGCAAGGCCGGATGGCGCGGCATTTGAACAATCGACCGACGGGCCGCCGGACTGGCGGTGGTCGAGCGACGGGAACAGCGGACCGGCCGCTGATGCCGCCAAGCTGTCCCAAAGGGAACGCGAAGTGGCCGTACTTGTTGTCACCGGCATGGGGAGTGCGGGCGTAGCGGCGGAACTCGGCATCGCCGTGAACACGGTAAACGCGCATTTGCAGCGGATCTACGGCAAGCTGGGCGTTTCCCGGCGCCAGGAGCTGGCTGAACTCTGGAACAGCCTGGACGGCGCGGGGCGGTGA
- a CDS encoding glycosyltransferase produces the protein MIAVYIVLVLGVSTIFWSFVGLMRLVNEQYTRRVALGPPLSGRALGLLRRWPLANRIGSSVHGAHALPEPRSHRGQLHRAHGRHRAHGERIMPADVAVLVAAHNEALVISETIRAASVLVPLRNIHVISDMSSDDTAAIARRAGVKVLELEPNRGKAGALAEGISYFDLCRKFKVVMMLDADTRPTPDYLDTGLPLFSDASVVAVAGRAKSIMMPPAPTALGRFLVAYRERLYIVVQLLLKYGQAARGANVVSIVPGFASMYRTSALEQIRVLAPGLVIEDFNMTFEVHAKKLGRIAFHPSAAVAYTQDPDNLQDYTRQVRRWILGFWQTVRRHRMQAGKFWFVLVFYIFELVVSCIFFVLLIPVFMLSSVAAMQVREFGPNSDAFVFLAGLLRPQDLLLGVFLPDLVLTVIAATALRRPGILLMAPLFPLMRILDSIICLMVLPKAFSSASSGVWVSPIRRIQSEGLELEATAGAGASR, from the coding sequence GTGATCGCCGTCTATATTGTCCTGGTTCTGGGAGTCAGCACCATATTCTGGTCATTCGTCGGCCTGATGCGTCTGGTCAACGAGCAGTACACGCGGCGCGTGGCACTGGGACCTCCGCTGTCCGGGCGCGCGCTGGGCCTCCTTCGGAGGTGGCCGCTGGCAAACCGGATCGGCTCCAGTGTTCATGGGGCCCACGCGCTGCCGGAGCCGCGGTCGCACCGTGGGCAGCTGCACCGTGCGCACGGAAGGCATCGTGCTCACGGGGAGCGGATCATGCCGGCGGACGTGGCTGTGCTGGTAGCCGCCCACAACGAAGCCTTGGTCATAAGTGAAACCATCCGGGCAGCATCGGTGCTGGTCCCGTTACGGAACATACACGTCATCTCGGACATGTCCTCTGACGACACTGCCGCCATTGCACGCAGGGCGGGGGTCAAGGTGCTGGAACTGGAGCCAAACAGAGGAAAGGCCGGAGCCTTGGCCGAAGGTATTTCATACTTCGATCTTTGCCGAAAATTCAAAGTCGTTATGATGCTCGACGCTGACACCCGCCCCACGCCGGACTACTTGGATACCGGACTGCCGCTGTTCTCGGATGCTTCCGTTGTGGCGGTTGCGGGACGGGCCAAATCGATCATGATGCCCCCCGCCCCGACGGCCTTGGGTCGGTTCCTTGTGGCGTATCGGGAGCGGCTCTACATCGTAGTGCAGCTCTTGCTCAAGTACGGTCAGGCGGCGAGAGGCGCGAACGTTGTTTCCATCGTCCCCGGCTTTGCCAGTATGTACAGGACCAGTGCGCTGGAACAGATCCGGGTGCTGGCCCCAGGACTGGTTATTGAGGACTTCAATATGACATTCGAGGTCCATGCAAAAAAGTTGGGGAGGATCGCGTTCCATCCATCTGCAGCAGTCGCCTACACCCAGGATCCCGACAACCTCCAAGACTACACCCGGCAGGTGCGTCGGTGGATTCTGGGGTTCTGGCAAACGGTTCGGAGGCACCGCATGCAGGCAGGGAAATTCTGGTTCGTGCTGGTTTTCTATATTTTTGAACTCGTTGTCAGCTGCATTTTCTTCGTGTTGCTCATTCCGGTCTTCATGCTGTCGTCGGTGGCGGCCATGCAAGTCCGCGAGTTCGGTCCCAACTCCGACGCCTTTGTGTTTCTCGCGGGGCTCTTGCGGCCTCAGGACCTACTTCTGGGCGTATTCTTGCCGGATTTAGTCCTGACAGTGATCGCCGCCACAGCCCTTCGGCGCCCGGGCATCCTGCTCATGGCACCACTTTTTCCCTTGATGCGAATCCTCGACTCAATTATTTGCCTGATGGTATTGCCCAAGGCGTTTTCTTCCGCTTCGTCGGGAGTGTGGGTCAGTCCGATTCGTCGGATCCAATCCGAGGGGCTCGAGTTGGAAGCGACAGCGGGCGCCGGCGCATCCAGATAA
- a CDS encoding polysaccharide deacetylase family protein, translating into MKTESPQRFVNRRGRWAARTVTILSAIAMAAAGLAGLAAPANAAGPTVVSLTFDDGNADQLTAAGLLNSYGMKGTFFVPSGFVNNPGYMSVADLQGLQAAGHEIGGHSVTHPDLTTLPADEATRQVCNDRVNLTNWNLRVTSFAYPFAAENATAQSIVRDCGYNSARGLGDIKTRFSCSGCALAENIPPANPYVTAAPDQVDTSWRLADLQTSVTQAEPAGGWVQLTFHHVAASSTDPLNITPTVLNQFLAWLKARPATTTVKTVDQVIGGTVKPAVSGPAVPPQPSSGNLVKNSSVETLVSNAPQCWQQGGYGTNTPAFSIVTPGHTGTRAAQLRVTKYVNGDAKWLPSLDLGGCSPTATAGHTYNLGAWYKSTTNTQFALYYRTGLGSWVYWTSSPWFAPATTFQKASWTTPPLPTGASGISFGLNLFSNGTLITDDYELIDTATAPPPPPPAAGTNLVQNPGLETAGSGGFPQCWQAGGFGSNTPRFTTVSTGARSGTKAEELNITNYVSGDAKLLPSMDAGSCSPPAIAGKTYSLRAWYRSTAVTQFAIYYRNSSGAWVYWTSGPWLPASATYTQASFTTAALPAGATAISFGLSLFSNGTLTTDDYAMYDTVGAPAL; encoded by the coding sequence ATGAAAACCGAGAGCCCCCAACGCTTCGTCAACCGCCGCGGGCGGTGGGCGGCAAGAACCGTCACGATTCTGAGCGCCATCGCCATGGCCGCGGCAGGCCTCGCTGGCTTGGCAGCGCCGGCGAATGCAGCAGGACCCACAGTTGTCTCGCTGACTTTCGACGACGGCAATGCTGATCAGCTGACTGCCGCGGGGCTGCTCAATAGTTATGGCATGAAAGGTACCTTCTTTGTGCCGTCCGGATTCGTCAACAACCCTGGGTATATGAGCGTTGCTGACCTTCAGGGACTGCAGGCCGCAGGCCACGAGATCGGCGGCCACTCCGTAACGCATCCGGACCTGACCACCCTCCCGGCAGATGAGGCCACGCGACAGGTGTGCAACGACCGTGTCAACCTGACCAACTGGAACCTGCGGGTGACGAGCTTCGCCTACCCGTTCGCGGCCGAGAATGCCACTGCCCAGAGCATCGTCCGCGACTGTGGATACAACAGCGCCCGCGGCTTGGGCGACATCAAGACACGGTTCAGTTGTTCAGGCTGTGCGCTTGCCGAGAACATTCCCCCGGCGAATCCGTATGTCACAGCGGCCCCGGACCAAGTTGACACGTCGTGGCGGCTCGCCGACCTCCAGACCTCGGTTACCCAAGCGGAGCCTGCAGGCGGCTGGGTGCAGCTGACATTCCACCACGTAGCTGCCTCTAGCACGGATCCGCTGAACATCACGCCTACCGTGCTTAATCAGTTCCTCGCCTGGCTGAAAGCCCGCCCGGCCACCACCACGGTCAAGACAGTGGACCAGGTCATCGGTGGAACAGTAAAACCTGCAGTTTCTGGCCCGGCAGTCCCGCCGCAACCCAGCAGCGGCAACCTGGTCAAGAACTCGAGCGTAGAGACGCTGGTCAGTAATGCTCCCCAGTGCTGGCAGCAGGGCGGTTACGGAACGAACACGCCAGCGTTCTCAATCGTCACCCCGGGCCATACCGGCACCAGGGCGGCCCAGCTGAGGGTTACGAAGTATGTCAACGGGGACGCCAAATGGCTGCCGTCACTTGATCTGGGCGGGTGCTCCCCGACGGCGACAGCTGGGCATACTTATAATTTGGGGGCGTGGTATAAGTCCACAACGAACACTCAGTTCGCCCTCTACTACCGGACCGGCCTCGGATCCTGGGTGTATTGGACCTCGAGCCCGTGGTTTGCCCCGGCCACAACCTTTCAGAAGGCCAGCTGGACAACGCCGCCGCTGCCTACCGGCGCCAGCGGTATCAGCTTCGGACTCAACCTCTTCAGCAATGGGACACTGATTACCGACGATTACGAGCTGATCGACACGGCTACGGCCCCGCCTCCGCCACCGCCTGCGGCCGGCACGAACCTCGTACAGAACCCAGGCCTGGAAACGGCGGGCAGCGGAGGGTTCCCGCAGTGCTGGCAGGCGGGCGGTTTCGGCTCCAATACGCCGCGGTTCACCACGGTATCCACGGGAGCACGGTCCGGCACGAAAGCCGAGGAGCTCAACATAACCAACTATGTGAGCGGCGATGCGAAGCTCCTGCCGTCCATGGACGCAGGATCGTGCTCACCGCCCGCCATCGCCGGCAAGACGTACTCACTGCGGGCTTGGTACAGGTCTACTGCGGTGACTCAGTTTGCTATCTATTACCGCAATTCCAGCGGCGCATGGGTTTATTGGACATCAGGACCGTGGCTGCCCGCTTCGGCGACCTACACGCAGGCAAGCTTCACCACTGCGGCATTGCCCGCCGGAGCGACCGCGATCAGCTTCGGTCTCAGCCTGTTCAGCAACGGCACGCTGACAACGGACGACTACGCCATGTACGACACGGTAGGAGCCCCGGCACTGTGA